In the Sorghum bicolor cultivar BTx623 chromosome 4, Sorghum_bicolor_NCBIv3, whole genome shotgun sequence genome, TTAAACTTTGCTTTGATAAGGGGGTGTGAGAAATTCATATACTGTGCATATCGATGAAAAGATCCAAAGCATGTTTCTACTGCCCCATTCACCTTCCCATCCATGTCAATCTTCCAGAGTCCAGTAAGATCCCTTTGTACCACAACATCATCATCCAGGAAAAGAATGCGGTGTAGCTTTGGGTACATCTCCGGCAAATAGAATCGCAAGTGATTAAGCATAGACAGATATTTGGGATTCCTAAACTTCATATTGCTAGCATCTTTGGTGGCATTCTCAAGCTTGTTCTCAAAATAGAATTTCTGGAGGTTTGCTGACTCCAGTTGCCGGAGCACAGGAACGTATGAGGAGTTGAGGAATTTGTAATCCTCAAATGCTTTAACCTCATAGTGTGCACCTTTTAAGTCCATTCGGCGTATTATCACCTGCAAAGACATGTCATAAACTCCTAAACTCACTTGCAACAGAAACTATTCGTGCAATGATGATGTGAATCAAATTTACTCTGGTAAAGAAAACACTTAGACAAATTGGCTGATAAGCTAtgcagaaagtactgttggctgatttattgtgagagaaaaacactgctgaatagcTAACAGATTCGGCTGATTAGCACAATAGTATTCAACATTTCAACAGGGTTGACCTTCACTCGCTGCCTCGCCATCTcttaaggaaaaagaaaaccttGATGGGGCTAAAATTCAGTACTCAAACAGCCAGTTGCCATCAGCAGTTCTGAACTTCTGATCTGTCCAACAAGGTATTTACCAAAATCTCTTATTTTACAAGATTTGGTGATCTAGAACCATATCTCAGCTTAGACTGTAGATATGCTAGTAACTgagaaaaacaaatagaaaaACAGTCCCAAGTTCAAAACTCCGAATGGactgccttgtttagatccaaaaactttttggatttggctaccgtagcactttcgtttgcatttgacaattaatgtacaatcatagactaactaggctcaaaagattcgtctcgagatttacaggcaaactgctaCGCAAGATTCGCtatgatagggaatcttgaaaagtttttggattttcagTGTAACCAAACAAGGTCTACAATACACTAAAGCAACTACTAAGAAAACGTGTTGGGAAGAGGATGCTGTGCAAAATGGGTAATGgcacaagatgatgaagaaacaGAATGCAGCAAACCTGCATGGCGCCGAGGTTCATCCGGTCGGTGACAACATGGAAGACGTGCTTAGAGGGATCGTTGGAGTTGGCTACGGCGGAGCGCACGACGCATGAGGCCGCGAGCACGTTGTCGGAGAAGATCGCATAGTGGAAGAGCGCGGGGTCCTCGagcgcccgcggcggcggcaccgGGTCTGCGTAGTGGTCGGGCCTTGCGATCCGCTCGGCGGTGAGGCGGACGGCGAGGCAGTGGAGCGGCTTGGGGATGGACTTGGCGGCGATGAGGGAGGCGAAGGCGCCGCGCTTCTTGGCGCGCGCGAGCAGCTCGTTCTGCGCGAAGATGGTGTCCTTGAGGCGCTGGATCTTGAGCTGCGGGTCGAAGAGCGGCTTGGAGTCGGCGAtggcggcgcgcgcggcgcggaTGAGGTCCTTGGCCTGGAGGTCGAGCAGGCGGGAGGACGAAACGTTGGCGGAGGCGGAgtcggagccggagccggaggaaGCGtccgaggcggaggcggagtcgGCGGCTATGGAGAGGGCGCGGAGCGTGTTGGTGAGGTTGCGGTGGAGCGAGGAGAGGAGGCGGAGGTGCCGCGCGCGGTCGAGGTGGAGCCTGCGCGACGCCGCGGCGAGCgcggcggcggatgcggcggcgTCCGAGGCCTGCTTCCGGATCTGCTCTGCCCGGAGGCGGTCCCCGTTCACGGCCGCGGACCCGGCCCCTGAAGCCGcgggcgccgcggcggcggcgaggaggaagaggaggagagcGAGGACGGCGACAGGCCGCCCGGGGTTCCCGGCGCCGGCTACCATGGCTTCAGAGCTCGCACGCCCCCTGGAGCCTAGGAGTATGGCATTgcaggagggagagggagggggtgTTGAAGGAGCAGAGCAGACGAGGAGTGGTGTGCTGTGCTGTGCAACTTGTTTGCGGTGGGGCTTTGGGGAAGAAGACAGGTAGGGATTTAATTAACCCGGGAATGGGGATTAGTGTTTGGGAAAGCAGCAGGCGGGGTCATAATAATGGCGCGGGCTGGGAACTTCGCCGCGTCGCCGACAGAGTCCGTGTGATCTCACTGACAGGTGGGGCAGGAGACGCTGAGCCCCGCATGTCAGTGGAGGTAAGCTAGAACTAGGAGCTGGGAATCCGGCCGTGGGGCGGGGGTCGTGGCCGCGTACCAGATTGACGCGGACCGTGGTCCTGCCTGTGGCCCCACGAGTCAGCGGCTCAAGGTCTGGGTGTTGATGGTTTCGGCGGTGAGCCACCATGACCAGGCAGGGGCGATGCCCGATGGGAATGTGGATTAGCCGAACCCATCGTCATGCGGGCGGTGGTGCGCGGTGGCCGGAATTctggtatttttttttttgaacttgaTTCTGGTATTCGGAGGACGCATCCGGATCGGATCTTCCTCGCCACTCCAACCCCATGATGAGTGCGACCATGCTGCTGGATTTGCACCAGGTTTTGTTTAACGTAGtactattttttatatatatttaattattattattcaACCATAACTAAGTAGGTTATAATTTATTCAtcttataaattatagataaattatgtaattaattttttatctatatttgatacTCTATATATGTGTTAAAAAATTCGATAGGatagaaaattaaaaaaaatcagtaaacaaggccccagaCTAGACACGGACAAGCGCCACTCAAGCTGAGCGTTTTTCCCCTTATCTTTAGAGGAGGTGGACGTTTGTCAACCCATGTAATGTTGACCTGGGCACATACAGAGCCTGAGAGCCAAGCTTTGAGCACAGTGTATAAATCTTTTTAGCCACCTCCAACTCGATTCAACTCCGTCCCCAGTTGATGCATAGATAGCTAACTTTGATTATATTTTACTACGAGATGCATAGATAGCTAACTACGAGATGAATTTATTAAGTCTAAATCTATCATTAATATATATTGGTACTATAGCAATTAtaactaatcataaactaattagacttaaaaaaatttatttcacgATTTCTaactaaactgtacaattagttttttatttgtatttaatactCCGTACATGTATCGAAAGATTCAATAGGATgaataaaaagtttttagatgagGAACTACCCATTAGCCCAAGGCAGAGGCTCCATGTAGAGCAACTGATGCAAGTACGGGTGCTGCAGCGAAGGTTGTTGCAAggacaaaaataataataataaaatgcaGGATTAGAGTGAACTGCTCGAAGCCGTCATCTACATGGACCTGCTATAGCCAATAGGTGAGGGCGTGAGGCAGTATACAAACTAAAAGGAGATGAGAAGTATTTTTTGGAGGCATTTTGAATTTGTGGATAGGCATTTTTGAAGCCAAAACGATAAGAACGATGCAAATTAGGATTCCTTTATTCCCTAAAGAAAATTTGTCTTTTTTCCCCTTATCTTTAGAGGAGGTGGACGTTTTTCTATTAGTGTTACTCACACCAATGGTTTCAACAAAATTAAGGTAAAAAGAAGGTATATCTAGAAACGATAACAACGACAATTTTTGTGTTAACATAAGTCGCAAGAGCCGTGACAGATGTCTGCATTGTATCTCCCATCACTATTTCCATATTGCAACCCCTCTTTCTCAAAAAAATGTCATTATTCTACAAGTCAAAGGAATctaaaatttgaccaaacaTATATTGAAAATTAGTAGTATTTATGATGTGTGATGAATATCTTTAGATACATCATGAAATAAATATTCATGACAAACTTATTTGAAGATacaaatatttataatatttgcTATAAATCTAACTAAAGTTTAGAAATTTTGATCGAGTTCAAACCCAGTATGACATTTTTTTTGGAAAGGGAAGGAGGAAGTACATTTACATAACTTTTATTTTAGCAAGAGGAGTATATACATGATAACTGCTCCTCCGCTTGGGACAAGCAaatcagggccttgtttagttcccaaaaaattttgcaattttttcagattttccgtcacatcaaatctttagacgcatgcatggagtattaaatatagacgaaaataaaaactaattgcatagtttggtcggaattgacaagacgaatcttttgagcctcgttagttcatgattgaacaatatttgtcaaatacaaacgaaagtgctactatttctattttgcaaaaatttttggaaccaaacaaggcccAGATTGTTAACTTGAGCCCAGTCCAAAAAACAGGCCACCTCGTTGGGACAAGAGTAGTAGTATGAGCCTATGAGGTAAGCCCATCTTAACTAGGTTGACTTAGTCTATGGCTAGGCCAATCCTCAAAGCCCGCTTGTTCTACGTATATGCTCgtctttaggtcttgtttagtcttatttaaaaacttttcatcttaTCACATTGAATGTTTAACACATATATAAAgcgttaaatataaattaaaaaataattaattatataatttgtatatattttacgagacaaatctttttaaATCAAATTAGTGTATGATTGAACTTTAGTTGCTACTATAATTACAAATGTGTTACATTATCTAAAAGCTTttcttttcgcgaactaaacatgacatcagcTAAGCCGGTGGCCCACTGCTCCTTGTTATTATCAGTCTTCTAAAATAAGTAGTCAATAGGATATATCAAGATATTTATATTAAATTGTGGATAATTGCCCAGAAAAAAAATGAAGCGACACACACAAAGACATGTCCGTCATGGCGTTTAATTGTGGAGGAGGCAGCACGTCCCTTGCCGCTGAAAGCAACCACGGGGAGCGGACGACGGTGTTGCTGTCGGCGGCGTCTCTTGGTTTTCGGACGTCGCAAACGGAAGCGTGCGGCCATCGCGCCATCCAACTATCACCTCAATGACCATTTTACCCCTCATCACGTGCCACCATCTTTGCTAGCTTCGCTTTTGCCCGTTGCTTCTATTCCCTCGCGGCGCTAATCTCGAGTAATGTACACACGTGTACTCCGTCGCTACGTAATCGTCAACCGTTTGTTTGCATTcatatatttataaaaataattaaaaaaacatCTATCCAACAATTTGGTAATTAACCTTTGCATTTTTATTAACTTGATAAATAGAGAGAAAGAACTCGCATATATGCCAAGCTCCACCGCGTCTGGCATCACGTCCCTCGTGTGAAATCCGCCGCCCCGGCATGTAGTCGCGCGACTACTCCCTCCTCCAGCCGCTAGATTTCTTTTGCCAAATGATTAATACCAAACCATTGGACTACCTATTTTTTACATTTGCCATATTTATTTAAAACTTGACAAACTTCCTTATTTGCCGAACAAACTATATAAAACGGTTGAAGATGCTTATACATACTCTGTTCCAAAGAGAATGTGGTTATATACGGGTTATAGGTTCAATAACGAGgccttatttaggccttgtttagttctatttttttttgcaaaatggacattatagcactttcgtttatatttgataaatattatttaatcatagactaaataggtttaaaagattcgtctcgcaaattataggtaaactgtataattagttattttttatctatatttaacactATATGcatgtgaaagccctagtttggttttggataattgatgaaatcctagtactaacctctatactaagtgtgtgtagacttaataaggttggtacatgccaagtgatgaagcaagagatgatcatggtgatgatggtgatgaccacaagatgatcaagtgctcaacttgaaaaagaagaaagagaaaaacaaaaccctatggagatcaaggcaaaggtattgattagggttttggttttggtgatcaagacaccatagtgggtgtgatcacatttaggatagatagccgtactataaagagggaaattctttggctaagcggttatcaagtgacactaggtgtcattattcatgtgcatgtattTAGAATCTAGTGAGctaatttaactccttcgaaaaaaatgattgtgaaaatgctaacacacgtgcacatgttggtttacacattgtggtgttggcacactttgagaaagatgtggagtttgaagggtagagagaggatgggttcctctctccctcccgtcgagcttgcgaggcggggttcagcgctttttgagaaaataaagtgcattttttctattgcgccggtgggaaaattggagaagtcgcgggaatgTTTCTcgttgagaaacactcaccggacgctggcccagaggcatcggacgctgtgtctgtacGTCCGGTGTGTAGGCAGTGCCTgactcagctagggttaggcaccggacgccaggcACCGGATGCAGGTTAGACCctgttggagcgtccggtgttttGAGTCCGGTGTTCTGCGCTTTTGCAATGCTCTCTGGGTATGagaccggtgagcaccggacggtccggttctcagcgtccggtgaccccgcgagtTTACatacctccctgagtttaagaccggtgtgcactggacgtgtccggtgctctgtaggtgaccgttagagatcaacgCGCGAAAGTAGATAGGGCAACATGTGGCTGTTTCTGGAGCATCGGACGCAGGGGTTGAGCAGTGCCCCCTGCcgggcgtccggtgaccccgatttTAGCCCAGTAAAAGAGCCaacagctctatttgtttgaggggcttataaatacgtgttggccagtttagggcttactctcttggcattctagcatacttgacattcttgtgagcctaagcaaacacctcccactcatctccttcatagattaaacatctttgtgagattgggagtgattccaagtgcatttgcttgagtgattgcatctagtggcactcggAGATCGATTTGgctacggttttcttgttactcttggtggttgccgccacctagacgacttggagcagcggaggagctttggcacgagttggtgattgttcgtggccatctcctgatgattgtgaggggttgtgcctacctcggcggagagccaaaggcaacattagtggattgctcgtgtcattgagcgagagaaaaattggtgtctcaattgtgtttgattggcattctctcggtgcttgattgtttatattggtgattggttcatcccctacacggcggtataaatatctcatcctatctattacttaccgcaaactagtgcaattagtttagttgcttacgttgccttgtgtagcttagttcactagtgtaacttgtagagacttagttcttgtgtgtatagtgatcatagcaactagaattgttgggtaggtggcttgcaaacacccctttagagctagagcaaaaagcttcgctttattttttactaaccacttgctctagtgtgtttgtagaatttttaaataggctattcaccccctcctcTAGCTATATTAGGATCTTTcagcatgtgccgtaagatttgatgtgacgaggaatctaaaaaattttgtaatttttttagaactaaacaaggccttagttccacccaaaatccaaaaacttttcaagatttttcatcacatcaaattttgcgacatatgcatggagcattatatatagataaaaacaataactaattatacagtttgcctgtaatttgcgacataaatcttttgagcttaactagtccataattagacaataattgccaaatacaaacgaaagtactatagtatccaaaaatttttcaccccaacaactaaacaaggactaAGGCTATCTCCAACAAGAGACTCATCAAGAGACCTAAACTCAAAATAGGTCTTCAACACAATacttatagcctccaacagactacctatataagagcatctccaagagactaagtaaaattatattctaaactatAAAATTTATCCAttgtataaaataaaaaactcactcaaaTCATATAGTTCCACAACAGCCTTTGTAtaggatagctagtgaggacgacatgctatatatgacaagcgaaagtttaggaatagcatacttgctattttagcaaaccagatagcacacctgttggactttaatttttgctttaaaaatataaaaatagcctATATAACATGGATAACATatgtgttggagttgctctaaaagACCCATTTTGAGTATGAGGagagtgaaagccctagtttggttttggataattgatggaaccctagtactaacctctatgctaagtgtgtgtagacttaatgaggttggtacatgccaagtgatggagcgaatgatgatcatgatgatgatggtgataaccacaagatgatcaagtgctcaacttggaaaagaagaaagagaaaaaaaatcctatggagatcaaggcaaaggtattgcttagggttttggttttagtgatcaagacaccatagagggtgtgatcacatttaggatagatagccgtactataaagaggggaattctttggctaagcggttatcaagtgccactaggtgtccttgtttttgtgcatgcatttagaacctagtgagctaacttaactccttcaaagaaaaggattgtgaaaatgctaacacacgtgcacttgttggtacacactttgtggtgttggcacactttgagaagggagttgaagtttgaagggtagagaaagGATggattcctctctccctcccgtcgagaaaatgaagtgcatattttctattgcgccggtgggaactttggagaagtcgcgggagtgtttttcgcacaccggacgctggcccagaagcaccggacgctgtgcgtgtgcgtccggtgtgcaggtgaaagccctagtttggttttggataattgatgaaaccctaagtactaacctctatactaagtgtgtgtagactcaatgaggttggtacatgccaagtgatggagcaagtgatgatcatggtgatgatggtgatgaccacaagtgatcaagtgctcaacttggaaaagaagaaagagaaaaacaaaactctttggagatcaaggcaaaggtattgcttaggattttggttttggtgatcaagacaccatagagggtgtgatcacatttaggatagatagccgtactataaagaggggaattctttggctaagcggttatcaagtgccactaggtgtcattgttcatgtgcatgcatttagaacctagtgagctaacttaacttcttcaaagaaaatgattgtgaaaatgctaaaacacgtgcacttgttggtacacacgttgtggtgttggcacactttgagaaggaagtggagtttgaagggtagagagagggtgggttcctctctccctcccgccgagcttgcgaggcgggattcggcgcttttcgagaaaatgaagtgcatattttcttttgcgtcggtgggaaatttggagaagtcgcgggagtgtttctcgctgaggaacactcaccggacgctggctcagaggcaccggacgctgtgtctgagcgtccggtgcagacactgcctggcccagctagggtaaggcaccggacgataggcaccggacgctggcctgtgcgtccggtggtccgcgTTCGGTGTGAGGtctgttttgcaaacctctctgggtgtgagtccggtgagcaccggacgctcagggtgcgtccggtggcttgcgtccggtgaccctgcgagtttgcggagctctctgcgcatgagtcaggtgagcaccggacgcgtccggtgccaacctgctcagcgtccggtgctctgcaggttaccgttagactctgacacgcggctgacgttggagcaccggacgctggtgttgagcgtccggtgcccctttaagagcgtccggtgaccccgtgttttgcccagtgaaagagccaacggctctatttgcttgaggggctataaatacgtgtttggccggcttggggctcaccctcttggcattcttgactactagacatccttgtgagcctaagcaaacacctcccactcatctccttcatagattaaacatctttgtgagattgggagtgattccaagtgcatttgcttgagtgattgcatctagtggcacttggggatcgttctagctgcggttttcttgttactcttggtggttgccgccacctagacggcttggagcagcggaggagctttggcacgagttggtgattgttcgtggccatctcccggtgattgtgaggggtcttgtaccttccccggtggagagccgaaaggtaactctagtggattgctcgtgtcattgagttacctcacttgtgggtaggttcttgtggtgtcctagtgaggacgaggttcgtgctacacctcttagccaccgaaccgccaagtgttggtcgacagaacggggacgtagcgtgccggcaagcacgtgaacctcgggagaaaaattgtgtgtctccattgtgattgttcattggatttctcccggtgattggacttcatattattgattggttcatcccctctacgcatcggtataaagttcaaaccatctcttttactttcccgcaaactagagtagctgacttacttgtatagaaatattaggtagctttctagtgtaagtagtgacatagctcttgtgtgcctagtgattatatcaactagaattgttggataggtagcttgcaaacaccccattagagctagagcaaaaagcttcgctttgttatttactaacctcttgctctagtgagtttgtagaatttttaaataggctattcaccccccctctagccatactaGGACCTTTCAGCAGGCAGCCTAGCtcagttagggttaggcaccggacgcagtttgtagcgtccggtggtgtgagtccggtgtccTGAGcgtttt is a window encoding:
- the LOC8056062 gene encoding galacturonosyltransferase 8: MVAGAGNPGRPVAVLALLLFLLAAAAAPAASGAGSAAVNGDRLRAEQIRKQASDAAASAAALAAASRRLHLDRARHLRLLSSLHRNLTNTLRALSIAADSASASDASSGSGSDSASANVSSSRLLDLQAKDLIRAARAAIADSKPLFDPQLKIQRLKDTIFAQNELLARAKKRGAFASLIAAKSIPKPLHCLAVRLTAERIARPDHYADPVPPPRALEDPALFHYAIFSDNVLAASCVVRSAVANSNDPSKHVFHVVTDRMNLGAMQVIIRRMDLKGAHYEVKAFEDYKFLNSSYVPVLRQLESANLQKFYFENKLENATKDASNMKFRNPKYLSMLNHLRFYLPEMYPKLHRILFLDDDVVVQRDLTGLWKIDMDGKVNGAVETCFGSFHRYAQYMNFSHPLIKAKFNPNACGWAYGMNFFDLDSWRREKCTEQYHYWQNQNENRTLWKLGTLPPGLITFYSTTKPLEKSWHVLGLGYNPSISMEEIRNAAVVHFNGNMKPWLDIGMNQFRHLWTKYVDYDDSYIRQCNFAPP